The following are from one region of the Sphingomonas oryzagri genome:
- a CDS encoding TCR/Tet family MFS transporter: MNGRPSSASAARFVAATIFIDAIGFGIIMPVLPTLIMKLDHGTLSEATRIGGWLWQTYAVVQFVCGPLIGGLGDRFGRRKVLLGSLGGMALDYLVLGFSPSIGWLFLGRFLAGIFGASYAPAMAALADISSAEDRAKAFGQISAAFGIGFVVGPALGGLLGGIGPRWPFYAAAALAALNFVYGLTVFPETLPPERRRTLELKRLNPLGALKAIGHAPAVLPLVAAYFFWQLAVMVYPVTWAYYAIASFGWSSGVIGLSLAVSGLGMATVQMLLVGRIVKRFGERRAVMIGLTAACLAFAGYALTRSTAIVFCLLAVSAFQSLVQPSLMAMMSKRVAADQQGELQGLNASVGALGAILAPFMLAQPLAWFTGPHAPFYFPGAAFVVSVMTGLTAMAIIAATPRAEPQTAPEPA, encoded by the coding sequence GTGAACGGCCGACCCTCGTCCGCCAGTGCCGCGCGATTCGTTGCGGCGACGATCTTCATCGATGCGATCGGCTTCGGCATCATCATGCCGGTGCTGCCGACTTTGATCATGAAGCTCGATCACGGGACGCTGTCCGAAGCGACGCGGATCGGCGGGTGGCTGTGGCAGACCTATGCCGTCGTGCAATTCGTGTGCGGGCCGCTGATCGGCGGGCTGGGGGATCGGTTCGGGCGGCGAAAGGTGCTGCTCGGCTCGCTCGGCGGCATGGCGCTCGATTATCTGGTACTGGGTTTCTCACCCTCGATCGGCTGGCTGTTCCTCGGCCGCTTCCTCGCCGGCATCTTCGGTGCCTCCTATGCGCCCGCCATGGCCGCGCTCGCCGACATTTCGAGCGCGGAGGATCGCGCCAAGGCGTTCGGCCAGATCAGCGCGGCGTTCGGCATCGGCTTCGTGGTCGGCCCGGCGCTCGGCGGGCTGCTCGGCGGGATCGGTCCGCGATGGCCCTTCTACGCGGCGGCAGCGCTGGCGGCCTTGAACTTCGTCTACGGCCTCACCGTCTTTCCCGAGACGCTGCCGCCCGAACGACGCCGTACGCTGGAGCTGAAGCGGCTCAACCCGCTCGGCGCGCTGAAGGCGATCGGCCACGCCCCGGCGGTGCTGCCGCTCGTCGCGGCCTATTTCTTCTGGCAGCTGGCGGTGATGGTCTATCCGGTGACCTGGGCCTATTACGCGATCGCGAGCTTCGGCTGGTCGAGCGGGGTGATCGGGCTTTCGCTCGCCGTCTCCGGCCTCGGCATGGCGACGGTGCAGATGCTGCTGGTCGGCCGCATCGTGAAGCGCTTCGGCGAGCGGCGCGCGGTGATGATCGGTCTGACCGCGGCCTGTCTGGCCTTCGCCGGCTACGCGCTGACCCGATCGACCGCGATCGTCTTCTGCCTACTGGCGGTGAGCGCCTTCCAGAGCCTCGTCCAGCCCTCATTGATGGCGATGATGTCGAAGCGGGTCGCGGCCGACCAGCAGGGCGAGCTGCAGGGCCTCAACGCCAGCGTCGGCGCGCTGGGCGCGATCCTGGCGCCATTCATGCTGGCGCAGCCGCTCGCCTGGTTCACCGGCCCGCACGCGCCCTTCTACTTTCCGGGCGCGGCCTTCGTCGTCTCGGTGATGACGGGGCTGACGGCGATGGCGATCATCGCCGCCACACCCCGCGCGGAGCCTCAGACGGCGCCAGAACCTGCCTAG
- a CDS encoding sigma-70 family RNA polymerase sigma factor → MKSPDATSQVFEAQRPRLLRLAYRMLGSLAEAEDVVQDAWLRWSRVELSVDQPAAYLTRIVTRLCLDQMRSARARHETYVGAWLPDPLVGPTEDEDQADDITLTLMLALERLSPLERAAFLLHDVFGVPLGDVAGTLDRDAAAVRQLASRARRHVQEAKPRYAVEQADAERITRAFFVAARDGDVTGLRTMLAEDVVLYSDGGGKVLAFHNPIRGLAKMLRLFAGLARKHAYRPELLRLATIDGLPGYVSIDRGQLLQTTALDIRDGRIVGIYITRNPDKLGHVAALVGKE, encoded by the coding sequence GTGAAGTCGCCTGACGCGACGTCGCAAGTGTTCGAGGCGCAGCGGCCGCGGCTGCTGCGCCTCGCCTATCGCATGCTCGGCTCGCTCGCCGAGGCCGAGGATGTCGTGCAGGATGCGTGGCTGCGCTGGTCGCGCGTCGAGCTGTCGGTCGATCAGCCGGCCGCCTATCTCACGCGGATCGTGACGCGGCTGTGCCTCGACCAGATGCGCTCCGCCCGTGCCCGGCACGAAACCTATGTGGGGGCATGGCTGCCCGATCCGCTGGTCGGCCCGACCGAGGACGAGGATCAGGCCGACGACATCACGCTCACCCTGATGCTGGCGCTGGAGCGGCTTTCACCCCTGGAGCGCGCCGCGTTCCTGCTTCACGACGTGTTCGGCGTGCCGCTGGGCGATGTCGCCGGTACGCTGGATCGCGATGCGGCGGCGGTCCGCCAGCTCGCGTCGCGGGCGCGCCGGCACGTGCAGGAGGCGAAGCCGCGCTACGCGGTGGAACAGGCGGATGCGGAGCGGATCACCCGCGCCTTCTTCGTCGCCGCCCGCGACGGCGATGTCACCGGCCTGCGCACGATGCTGGCGGAGGACGTGGTGCTGTATTCGGACGGCGGCGGGAAGGTGCTCGCCTTCCACAATCCGATCCGGGGACTGGCGAAGATGCTCCGTCTGTTCGCAGGGCTGGCGCGCAAGCACGCCTATCGCCCCGAATTGCTGCGCCTCGCCACGATCGACGGCCTGCCTGGTTATGTCAGCATTGATCGCGGCCAGTTGCTGCAGACGACGGCGCTCGACATCCGCGACGGCCGCATCGTCGGCATCTACATCACCCGCAACCCCGACAAGCTCGGCCATGTGGCAGCGCTTGTCGGGAAGGAGTGA
- a CDS encoding SDR family NAD(P)-dependent oxidoreductase encodes MDLKLTGKTAIVTGSTAGIGLAIAERLAAEGVEVTITGRSQSKLDAAAEQIAKVGKVNPVLADPATAEGAAALIAAVPEANILVNNLGIYEAKAFTDISDADWHHLFEVNVVSGARLARHYFPKMLAKDWGRVIFISSESSLVIPEEMIHYGTTKTAQLAIARGLAQQTKGTGVTVNTVMPGPTRSEGIVDFVKSVLPEAKSDEEAETLFFEKMRPLSLIKRFIEADEIGAMVTFLASPLAAVTNGAAIRAEGGIVPTIA; translated from the coding sequence ATGGATCTGAAACTCACCGGCAAGACCGCCATCGTCACCGGATCGACCGCCGGCATTGGCCTTGCCATCGCCGAGCGGCTTGCCGCCGAGGGCGTCGAGGTCACGATAACCGGCCGCAGCCAATCCAAGCTCGACGCCGCCGCCGAGCAGATCGCCAAGGTTGGCAAAGTCAACCCGGTCCTCGCCGATCCCGCCACGGCCGAAGGCGCCGCCGCGCTCATCGCCGCCGTTCCGGAGGCCAACATCCTCGTCAACAACCTCGGTATCTACGAAGCCAAGGCCTTCACCGACATCAGCGATGCCGACTGGCACCATCTGTTCGAGGTCAACGTCGTCTCCGGCGCGCGGCTCGCCCGCCACTATTTCCCGAAGATGCTGGCGAAGGATTGGGGGCGGGTGATCTTCATCTCGTCCGAAAGCTCGCTCGTCATTCCCGAGGAGATGATCCACTACGGCACCACCAAGACCGCCCAGCTCGCCATCGCGCGCGGCCTCGCCCAGCAGACCAAGGGTACGGGCGTGACGGTCAACACGGTGATGCCGGGGCCGACGCGTTCGGAAGGCATCGTCGATTTCGTCAAAAGTGTGCTGCCCGAGGCGAAGTCCGACGAGGAAGCCGAAACGTTGTTCTTCGAGAAGATGCGCCCGCTGTCGCTGATCAAGCGTTTCATCGAGGCGGATGAGATCGGTGCGATGGTGACTTTTCTCGCCAGCCCGCTCGCCGCCGTCACAAACGGTGCCGCGATCCGTGCAGAGGGCGGCATCGTGCCCACGATCGCCTGA
- a CDS encoding HpcH/HpaI aldolase/citrate lyase family protein gives MPYKPRRSALYMPASNAKAIAKARTLDCDVVILDLEDAVAPDAKAVAREQAVAAVREGGFGSRELVIRVNGLDTEWGADDLAATAAVAPDAILAPKVSTADDVRRYAGHLGGRAIPLWAMVETALSLFRLDAIAATAPETGLAGFVIGTNDLAKETGAHLDTLRTPFVSALGLAVAAARAYGLIVLDGVYNDLDDDEGFAVQARQAVTFGFDGKTLIHPRQIDPCNRAFTPDAAALDWARTIIAAFALPENASKGAIRVDGRMVERLHLAQAERTVAMA, from the coding sequence ATGCCGTACAAGCCCCGCCGCAGCGCGCTCTACATGCCGGCCTCCAACGCCAAGGCGATCGCCAAGGCGCGCACGCTCGATTGCGATGTGGTTATCCTCGATCTGGAGGATGCCGTGGCCCCTGATGCCAAAGCGGTGGCACGCGAACAGGCCGTCGCAGCGGTGCGCGAGGGCGGCTTCGGATCGCGCGAACTGGTGATCCGGGTGAACGGCCTCGACACCGAATGGGGTGCGGACGATCTGGCGGCGACGGCGGCCGTCGCCCCGGACGCGATCCTCGCGCCCAAGGTCAGCACGGCGGACGACGTGCGGCGCTATGCCGGACATCTCGGTGGTCGCGCGATTCCGCTCTGGGCGATGGTGGAAACCGCGCTGTCTCTGTTCCGGCTCGATGCGATCGCCGCGACCGCGCCCGAGACGGGGCTGGCCGGCTTCGTGATCGGCACCAACGATCTCGCCAAGGAAACCGGGGCGCATCTCGATACGCTGCGCACCCCCTTCGTCAGCGCGCTCGGCCTCGCGGTGGCGGCGGCGCGCGCTTACGGGCTGATCGTTCTCGACGGCGTCTACAACGATCTCGACGATGACGAGGGTTTCGCGGTGCAGGCGCGGCAGGCCGTCACCTTCGGCTTCGACGGCAAGACGCTGATCCACCCGCGCCAGATCGATCCGTGCAACCGCGCCTTCACGCCGGACGCCGCCGCGCTCGACTGGGCGCGCACGATCATCGCCGCCTTCGCGCTGCCCGAAAACGCCTCGAAGGGCGCGATCCGGGTCGATGGCCGGATGGTCGAGCGGCTGCACCTCGCACAAGCCGAACGCACCGTCGCGATGGCCTGA
- a CDS encoding carboxymuconolactone decarboxylase family protein, translating to MTQRVRNYYNFAPASIKAMMALEQSFADSGIEATIQHLVKLRASQINGCAFCIHMHATDLRKMGESEMRLYMLDAWHESSLYSPRERAALAWTEALTRVADTHAPDADYDILKGAFSEAEQVQLTLMIGAINAWNRLAIGMRADHPVERAREVA from the coding sequence ATGACACAGCGTGTCCGCAACTATTACAATTTCGCCCCCGCCAGCATCAAGGCGATGATGGCGCTGGAGCAGAGCTTCGCCGACAGCGGCATCGAGGCGACGATCCAGCATCTGGTCAAGCTGCGCGCCTCGCAGATCAACGGCTGCGCCTTCTGCATCCACATGCACGCGACCGACCTGCGCAAGATGGGCGAGAGCGAGATGCGGCTGTATATGCTGGATGCGTGGCACGAATCCTCGCTCTACAGCCCCCGCGAGCGCGCCGCTTTGGCGTGGACCGAGGCGCTGACCCGCGTCGCCGACACCCATGCGCCGGACGCCGATTACGACATCCTCAAGGGCGCGTTCAGCGAAGCCGAGCAGGTGCAGCTGACCCTGATGATCGGCGCGATCAACGCCTGGAACCGGCTGGCGATCGGCATGCGCGCCGATCATCCGGTCGAGCGTGCCCGTGAAGTCGCCTGA
- a CDS encoding thiamine pyrophosphate-dependent enzyme, with product MSRTVAEIIVETLEQAGVKRCYGVPGDTLNHVTDAIRDSSIRWVHVRHEEAGGFAAGADAMLTDELAACAGSCGPGSLHFINGLAESHRNRAPVVLIASQIVRDELGFDFPQEIDFKAVYASVSVFCEEIRTPAQARRKTAMAAQAALAKRGVAVLIVPADVSASTAPAEPAFAVHRAQPVTIPSDTELDRIATALNRGGKIAIYGGSGCQKAHDPVIALAERLGAPVAHTSRAKDFLEPANPFDVGMTGIFGIESGYHALKECNTLLLLGCDFAWRQFYPDNATIIQIDADGTHLGRRHPIDIGAVGDIAPTLDALLPRIRARDERAFLDECLEHRRKALARLEKRSVTGKGGAIHPQYLTETISRLAAPDAIYTADGGSPMVWCLRHVAATGANRTVISLTHGTMANAMPQALGAKAAYPDRQVIALSGDGGISMLIGDLLTAVQEKLPIKVCVFDNSSLGFVELEQKVEGLIETYTDLHNPDFARVAEAMGLWGRRVEQGDDVEAAVRDWLAAPGPALLDVVVDKNELVMPPKIEASQVFGMSLYGAKAVLGGRAKDVFGLIKENLLN from the coding sequence ATGTCCCGCACTGTCGCCGAAATCATCGTCGAGACGCTGGAGCAGGCGGGCGTCAAGCGCTGCTACGGCGTGCCGGGCGACACCCTGAATCACGTCACCGATGCGATCCGCGACAGTTCGATCCGCTGGGTGCATGTCCGGCACGAGGAAGCGGGCGGCTTCGCGGCCGGCGCCGACGCGATGCTCACCGACGAACTCGCCGCCTGCGCGGGATCGTGCGGACCGGGCAGCCTGCACTTCATCAACGGCCTCGCCGAAAGCCACCGCAACCGCGCGCCGGTGGTGCTGATCGCCAGCCAGATCGTGCGCGATGAGCTCGGCTTCGATTTCCCGCAGGAGATCGACTTCAAGGCGGTCTATGCCTCGGTGAGCGTCTTCTGCGAGGAGATCCGCACGCCGGCGCAGGCCCGCCGCAAGACGGCGATGGCGGCGCAGGCGGCTTTGGCGAAACGCGGCGTCGCGGTGCTGATCGTGCCCGCCGACGTCTCGGCCTCGACGGCCCCCGCCGAACCGGCCTTCGCCGTGCACCGCGCACAGCCGGTCACCATCCCCTCGGACACCGAGCTGGACCGCATCGCCACCGCGCTCAATCGCGGCGGCAAGATCGCCATCTACGGCGGCTCGGGCTGCCAGAAGGCTCATGACCCGGTGATCGCGCTGGCCGAGCGGCTGGGCGCGCCCGTCGCCCACACATCGCGCGCCAAGGATTTCCTCGAACCCGCCAACCCGTTCGACGTCGGCATGACCGGCATCTTCGGGATCGAGAGCGGCTATCACGCGCTCAAGGAATGCAACACGCTGCTGCTGCTCGGCTGCGATTTCGCGTGGCGGCAATTCTATCCCGACAATGCCACGATCATCCAGATCGATGCCGATGGCACCCATCTCGGCCGCCGGCATCCGATCGACATCGGCGCGGTCGGCGACATCGCGCCGACGCTCGACGCGCTACTGCCCCGCATCCGCGCACGGGACGAGCGCGCTTTCCTCGACGAGTGCCTGGAACATCGCAGGAAAGCGCTGGCGCGGCTGGAGAAGCGCTCCGTCACCGGCAAGGGCGGCGCGATCCATCCGCAATATCTGACCGAGACGATCTCGCGCCTCGCCGCCCCCGATGCGATCTATACGGCGGATGGCGGCTCGCCGATGGTCTGGTGCCTGCGCCACGTCGCGGCGACCGGCGCCAATCGAACGGTGATCTCGCTCACCCACGGCACGATGGCCAACGCCATGCCGCAGGCGCTGGGCGCCAAGGCCGCCTACCCCGACCGGCAGGTGATCGCGCTGTCCGGCGACGGCGGCATCTCGATGCTGATCGGCGATCTGCTGACCGCCGTGCAGGAGAAACTGCCGATCAAGGTCTGCGTGTTCGACAACAGCTCGCTGGGCTTCGTCGAGCTGGAACAGAAGGTGGAAGGCCTGATCGAGACCTATACCGATCTCCACAACCCCGATTTCGCACGCGTGGCCGAGGCGATGGGCCTCTGGGGCCGCCGCGTCGAACAGGGTGACGATGTCGAGGCGGCGGTGCGGGACTGGCTCGCGGCGCCCGGCCCGGCCCTACTGGACGTCGTGGTCGACAAGAACGAACTGGTCATGCCGCCGAAGATCGAGGCGAGCCAGGTGTTCGGCATGTCGCTCTACGGCGCGAAGGCGGTGCTGGGAGGCAGGGCCAAGGACGTGTTCGGCCTGATCAAGGAGAATCTGCTGAACTAG